ATCGCACTCCCGCATTCGATGTACGGTACCGACTGGCTCAGTTGGCTCGGCCTTCCAGGTCCGACGTTCTCCTCGGGTGACTACTACCCACTTCTCCCCTACTGCCTGCTCTATCTCTGCGGTAGCGCCCTCGGCTCGTGGTGGTCCGCAAGAGGGTGGCCTCGCTTCTGCAGCAGCCTCCATGCGAGGCCGCTCGAGTTCGTGGGTCGTCACTCGCTTGCGCTCTATGTCCTGCACCAACCGCTGCTTCTGGTCCTTCTCGGCCTTCTCTAGAGGGTCATTCCTCCACGAGGTAGGCTTCCAGAGTCGAGGCCATTCGCTTCGAGACCTTCGCCGTCACGAGCAGGCCAAAACCCTCATAGCTCTCGTGTACCACCTGGCATCGCTCGTGCACCAGCTTCATGAGCATCCCCTTCTCATAGGGGATGAGGGCGGTCACCGTGACGTCCCCTGCAGAGGCCTCTCTGGCAATGGCATGGAGCAACGACGAGAGGCCATATCCCGTCGTTGCGGAGACCAGTTGCGCCTCAGGATGATGGGCGCCCAACACGGTGAGGCCCTCATCCTCGAGGCAGTCGCACTTGTTGAAGACGGTTATGGAGCGGATGGCAGAGGCGCCGACGAGCGCGAGCGTCTCATCGACCGCCTGGACCTGCTTGTCGAGGTTCACGTCGCTCGCGTCCACGACCTTCAGGATGAGGTCGGCACCAGAGACCTCAGCGAGGGTCGATTTGAATGCCTCGATGATGTCAGTCGGGAGCTTCTGGATGAACCCGACCGTATCGGTGATGGTGATTCGACGTCCCTCATCGAGGTCCAAGGCCCTTGTCGTGGGGTCAAGCGTGGCAAAGAGCTCGTCCTTGGCATAGACGCTGGAATCGGTGAGCGCGTTAAGCAGGGTCGACTTGCCGGCGTTGGTATACCCGGCAAGCGCCACACGGTAGATGCCGGACTCCCATCGCGCCTTGCTCTGGACACCGCGCTGGGTCTCGACCTTGGCGAGGTCGGCCTTGATGGAGACGATCCTGTCACGCACGAGCCTTCGGTCCACCTCCAGCTGGCTCTCTCCCTGGCCGAACCGGCTCCCGATGCCACCTCGAGTCTGCTGGCCCATGAGGTGACTCCACATGCCTCTCAGGCGAGGATAGAGGTACTGCAGCTGTGCGAGCTGGACCTGAAGGCGACCGGCTCGGGTGCTCGCATGCTGCCCGAAGATGTCGAGCACCAAGGCCGTTCGGTCGATGACCTTGACGGGCTCATGAAGGACCTTCTCGAGGTTGGCCTGTTGCGAGGGCGTCAGCTCGTCGTCGAATATGACGACATCGGCCTCGCACCTCTGCACGAGCGAGACGAGCTCTTCGACTTTGCCGCTTCCGATGAAGGTCTTGGGGATGGGTGCGTCGAGACGTTGCGTGAGGGTCGCGATGACATCGGCCCCGTCCGTCTCGGCAAGACGTGCAAGCTCTGCCATCGAGTCATCAAGCGGCCAGTCATGGCTCCCGATGTCTACACCCACGAGCACCGCGCGCTCGCGCGCCTGCTGGGTCACATAAGGCTTGAACCTACCCATCAACCGACCTTCCAGTCCGAGACGATCGTCTCCACCGCATGTCCGACATCGGTGACATCCATATCGATCCATCTGACACGGTCATCATGGCGAAGCCAGGTGAGCTGCCGCTTCGCATATCGCCTTGATCGCCGCTTCACCCTCGTGACCGCCTCGTCGAGCGTGCAGGCGCCCGCGAGATACTCCAGGAGCTCCTTGTAGCCTATGGCTTGGGAAGCGGTTGGTGCCCGATCGAGGCCATGCGCTCCTAGGGTGCGCACCTCGTCGAGAAGCCCCGAGGCCATCATCCCGTCGACCCGAGCGTCGATACGGTCGTAGAGGCGTTGGCGGTCTGTCGCCAGGCCCCAGATCCTCGCATCGTAATGCGGCTCATGGCTGCGAGAGGAGCCATAGGAAGCGGCATAGGACGTGCCATCGTCTAAGAGCTCGATCGCACGAATGGTCCTCCGAACGTTGTGAGGATGGATGAGGGCCGCGCTCCTGGGGTCTCGGGCCTCAAGCTCGTCATGGAGGACCTGGCCCCCTTCTACCTCTGCGCGTCTCTCGAGGGCCTTACGACGAGCGTCGCCGCCCGACCCCTCCGGCAACGAGAGCTCGTCGATGGTCGCATCGAGGTAGAGCCCCGTGCCTCCGCAGAGCACCGGTACGATGCCCCTGCACGTAAGGTCGTCTATGACCTGACGTGCATCATGCTGGAAGCGCTGGGCAGAGTACCCCTCTCCCGGGTCGCAGACATCGACCATGAGTAGAGGGGCTCGACGCGACGAGGGAGGCGTCTTGGCTGTTCCGATATCCATCCCCCGATAGACCTGCATCGCGTCGACCGAGATGACAGCCCCTCCGAGCCGTTCGGCGACGCGGTCGGCGACCTCGCTCTTCCCAGACCCGGTCGGCCCCACGACGCAGATCGTCCTGCCATGGGAAGCCTGCGCGTCCTGGCTCACCGAGGGTCACCGGCCGGTGTCCCCTTGAGGTACCACGGATGGGCTTCGTCTATGGTCATCGGCAGTATCGAGCCGACGAGGGCAGCAGAATCGAGGTCCTTGCCCGGAGAGAAGAGCACCGTCTGGTTCTTCTCGGAATGTCCTACCAGGACGTCCGTGTTGCGCTTCGAGGGACCTTCGACGAGCACCTGGTCGACCCCTCCTACGTCATTGCGGTTCGATGCGAGGGATTGGGCCTCGACCAGGCGCGCGAGCCTATCGAAACGGTCCTGTATCACCTCTTGCGGGGTGTCGTCCTCGATGCGTGCGGCCGGGGTACCGTCACGGCGCGAATAGATGAAGGTGAAGGCAGCGTCGAAGTCGGCCTCGCTCACAAGGCTCATCGTGTCATCGAAGTCGGTCTCGGTCTCACCGGGGAACCCGACGATGAGGTCGGTCGTGAGTGCTATGCCGGGCATGGCAGCACGGATCCTCCTGGCGAGGGCAAGGTAGTCCTCACGGGTGTAGTGGCGGTTCATGGCCTTGAGGACGCGGGTCGAACCGCTCTGCACGGCAAGGTGGAGCTGGGGCATCACGGACGGGGTCTCGGCCATGGCAGCGATCGTATCGTCCGTGAGGTCCTTGGGGTGAGACGAGGTGAACCTGATGCGCTCGATGCCCGTTGCACCCACGGCGCGGAGCAGCTCGGCGAAGCGAGGGTCACCATATCGGTCGCGGCCGTAGGAGTTCACGTTCTGTCCGAGCAGGCAGACCTCCCGGACGCCATCGGCCACGAGATGGTCGACCTCCTGCACGACCTCGTCGAAGTCGCGGCTGCGCTCACGACCACGGACATAGGGAACTATGCAGTAGCTGCAGAAGTTATTGCATCCGTACATGATGGGGACCCAAGCGTGGAAGGCGGTCGCACGCGAGGACGGCAGGTCAGTCGAGAAGGACGACGACTCGCTGACGTCGACCTCGAGCTCGTCGCCGACGTCACCACGAGACTCGGCAAGGAGATGCGGGAGGTTCTGGATGGCACCCGTGCCGAAGACCACGTCCACGTTAGGAAGATGTTCGCGGAGGTTCTCGCCGTCACGCTGGGCGATGCAGCCACCTATGGCGATGGTCCGCCTGCCACTCGGAGGCATGGGCGCACCAAACACGCCGGTGACGTTGCCATAGAGGCGCGTGTCCGCCTTCTCGCGCACGCAGCACGTCATGAAGACGACGATGTCAGCATCGTCAGCAGAGCCGACCTCGAGACAACCGCAGGCATCCAGAAGTCCCGAGACACGCTCTGAGTCGTGGAGGTTCATCTGGCAGCCGAAGGTACGGACGAAATAGGTGAGCCCAACGAGCACGGACGGATAGGTCATCTAACAAACCGTCCTCACACCATCATCGGTGAGGGCCTGCGAGTCCTGAGGCACCAGGCGATGCACGTAGACGGCGAACCTGATGGCCGTTCGCGGCTGGCCATTGATCTCGATATCCGAGAAGGTGGGGGCACAGGAGATGTCCACGCCCGTCGGTATGAGGAAGCCTCGGGCGATGGCCATTGCCTTGACAGCTTGGTTGACGGCACCAGCCCCGACGCACTGCATGTTGACGGGTACGCCATCCTTCACGAGCCCCGCGATGGCCCCGGCGACCGATGCCGGCGAGGATTTGCTTGATACCTTGAGGTAGTCCATGCATGTCTCCTGGTTCGAGGTCATACGATGCTGCTGCGATTCGAGGTACTTGGATATCTGGCACAAGAACTGCTATGCATATTCTACCGATTGGAGGGATTCCCGTACGCGGGAATGCAAGGAGGCGAACGGTCAATCCCGCTTGTCGACGTCGAAGGTGACGGTGACACGGCTTCCTGTCACCCGGATATGGGGTTCTCCAGAGAGCTGCAGGTAGTACCTATCAGCAAGGTAAGAGAAGTCTCGCTCGAGGAGCCTTGAGAATCCCTGCGCGTCCTGGTCGGATATGTGAAGGCCCCGGCAGTCCTTGGTGAGGTCGACCTCATGAGCTTGGCCTCCCGAGACATGTTGCAGACGTGCCAGGACCGAGCGGGTGGGCTTGATCTGACCGGAGAGTATCCGATGCGCCGTGCGTTCCGAGAGGTCAAGGCCTATTCCAGAGGCGATGCGCATGAGCTCGTCGGCATCGGCGGCAACCGACGGCCGCGAGACGACCGGAATCGTGGCGACGTCATCGACGAAGAGTAGGTCGCAGGAAGGTGTGGACCCATCGCCGTGCGCACGGAGCGTAGAGAGGATCTCGGAAGCGCTTCCCAGATACACCTCGCAGGCCGAACGCTCCTCGAGGGCGAACTCGCAGCAGGCGCGGATGATGTTGTGAGGCCCACGCGAGACGCCGGCGACCCCATCGTCGTCCACACCGACATGTGGCCAGGTGGACTGGTCGGCACGCTCGGACAGGCGCGAGCAGTCGACGTCGACGCGAAGAGAGCTACCCAACCCAGGAGCCGAGGTGACGACCCGTGCCGAAGAGACGTTCTCGCTGATGGAGAAGAGCGCCATGCCTCTGCCATGGACGCCCCAGCGATCCATATGGACTGACTCGAGCTTCGAGGTCACGCGTGCGTCGAAGATGCGGTCCTGCATGTCATCCGGGATGCCCACACCATCATCGATCATCGTGAGGTAACGGGCATCACCCTCACGTCCCGTCGCCACATAGATGTGGTGGGCCCCGGCATCACGGGCGTTGCGCAACATCTCGACGACAGCGTCCTCGACAGACTGGATGTCGTGCTTTGCCTGCCTGCGCTCGGCCTCCCCGACACGAAGTCGAACGAATCCCTCACCGAGGTTCTCCTCGACCTTGAGCTGCGAGCCCCCAGAGACCGAAGCGACGAACCCGACCAGGTCATCCTGGGCGGGTTCGTCATGTGAGGCATCGATATGGGACGTTTGCGTCATGCCGTCCTACTTGGCAACGTCGACAGCACGCGACTCGCGGATGACGACGACGCGCACCTGACCGGGATACTCCATGCCGTCCTCGATCTCGTGGGCGATGTCATGCGCGAGCACCGTGGCCTCGGCGTCCGAGATCTTCTCGGGCTGCACCATGACGTGAAGCTCGCGACCGGCCTGCATGGCATAGGTACGCTCGACACCAGCATGGGCGTTTGAGATCTCCTCGAGCTTCTCGAGGCGCTTGATATAGGTCTCGGCAGACTCGCGACGCGCACCAGGGCGTGAGGCAGAGATGGCATCCGCAGCCTGCACGAGGACGTCGAGCACGGTATTGGGGTCGACGTCGGCGTGATGGGCCTCGATAGCGTGGACGATCTCAGGCTTCTCGCCATAACGACGTGCCAGGTCGGCTCCGATGACCGCATGGGGGCCCTCGACCTCATGGTCGATTGCCTTGCCGAGGTCGTGAAGCAGGCCGGCCCTCTTGGCGATGACCTCGTCATAGCCAATCTCGGAAGCCATGACGCCACAGAGGATGGAGACCTCCTTGGAATGCTGTAGGACGTTCTGTCCGAAGGAGGTGCGGTACTTGAGGGCACCGAGGGTCTTGATGAGCTCAGGGTGCAGGTCATGGATTCCGGCATCATAGGCTGCCTGCTCGCCAGCCTCCTCGACGCGTTGGTTCACGAGCTCCTCTGCCTTCTTGTACATCTCCTCGATGCGGGCAGGATGGATACGTCCGTCTGCGATGAGGTTCTCGAGCGCCACCCGAGCGGTCTCGCGGCGGACAGGATTGAAGCTCGAAAGCACGACGGTCTCAGGCGTGTCATCAACCACGAGCGAGACACCGGAGACCTGCTCGAACGTACGGATGTTGCGGCCCTCGCGACCGATGATGCGACCCTTCAGGTCATCAGACGGGATATGCACGGAGGTGACCGTCACCTCGCCGGCTCGATCTGCCGCACAGCGCTGGATGGCCGTGGCAACGATCTCCTGGGCGGTCTTGTTGGCCTCGGCGCGGACGTGCTGCTCGGAGTCACGCAGTATCTGCGCCTCCTCGCGTACGGAGTCGGCCTTCACGCGATCGAGGAGCTCGGTATGGGCCTCTTCCTCGGTAAGCGACGAGATGCGCTCAAGCTCGGTCTTCTGGCTGGCAACCATGTCGTCGAGATCGGACTTCTGCTTGTCGAGCTGGCCCTGCTGGCTGGACAGCTGGTGCTCTCGCTTGTCGAGGGCGTCGTTACGGCGGTCGAGGGACTCCTCGCGCTGCATGACGCGCTTCTCGAGGTCATGGATCTCGGCCTTGCGCTGCTTGCCATCAGCCTCAGAGCTCTGCTTGATCTTGAGGGCTTCCTCCTTGGCCGCGATGAGCGCCTCCTTCTTGGAGGTCTCCGCATCGCGCTCGGCAGAGGAACGGATGGACTCCGCCTTCGACTTGGCGTCGTCCACCTCCTTGTTGGCGGCCTGCACCCGCGACGAGTTCTTTCCGTTGAACACGACCATTGCGACGGCTGCGCCGACGACAAGGCACACGATCCCTATGACGATACTGATGACATCCATGGCCACTCCTAGGTAAAGGTATGCAAGTGTGAGGAGACCACCGGCTAAGGTGGAGTCCGCCATACGAGTGGCTTCTCGAGTCTATGTGGAAACAAGAGCTAGACGGGCGTGCAGAAACAAGGGAAACGTCAAGCTGCCAAGACAGAAGACGAGAGGAAACTCGAATGACCCATCAATCATATGGGGGCGACTGAAACGTGTCAAACGGGTTTACAGTTGAAGTGACGACCGGGGCTGCGCCGACGGTATCTCCATAGAATCGGCGTCGCGTCGCCCTACGAGCGCCAGAGGCCACGGTCCTCGAGCACGCGACGTGCCGCATCCTTCGAGACGGACAGCGAGAAGCCTCGGGCGCTCAAGAATCGCACGAGCTTCTCATAGGGGTGAGCACCAGAGAGCGACCTGGATGCGATGAGGTCATAGGCGCGGTCGGCCTCGCCGTCGGGATCAAGGTAGTCATCAGGCCATCCGGGGACCGCTGAGGCCTCGATGCCCTTCCGTGCAAGTTCGCGCTCGATACGATAGGAACCCCAGCCGGCCTGGACCTTGGTCCGTATGAAGACATCGGCGAACCGGTCATCGTCGAGGACCCTACCCTTCTTCGCACGGTCGATGACCTCGTCTATGACCGACGGGAGATATCCGTCGTCGTGGAGCTTCGTACGGGCCTCGTGGACAGAGTAGTCACGCCGGTCCACGAGGCCCGAGAGCCGTGACACCGCACAACGTCCCTCGATGGAGCGCACGGCGTACAAGAGCTCGGCCCGAGACGAGTATCCGGGAGGGTCGCAACAAGCATCGGACGCCTTGGTCAATGCCTTCCCTACAGCCAAGGGTACCAACATCACCTCAGGAGACTGGGACGGTCCGATGAGGACCTTGGCGCGCGGCCTCCTCCCACCTAGAGACGAGCTGGTCTGCGATGGGAGCTCCACGTTCCACGCGAAGCCCTGCGAGGCCGACTGCTCGGTGTGGTGGTCCATGGAAGGCTATTCCTTCTTCGCTTCGGGAGCCTTGTTGGCGGCGGGGTCTTCAGCATCCGTGACTGGCGCCCCCACGCGATCGTCCTCAAGGTCCAGTCCGCAGGCCACGCGGACCTTATGCTCGATCTCAGAGGAGAGGTCTGGGTTGGACCGGAGGAAGTCCTTGGCAGCCTCGCGTCCCTGGCCAAGGCGTTCTCCCTCATAGGTATACCAGGCCCCAGACTTGTTGACGATATCCTCGTCAGCCGCCATGTCGAGGATGGACCCCTCCTTCGAGATGCCTGTGCCATACATGATGTCGAATTCGGCCTGCTTGAAGGGAGGAGCGACCTTGTTCTTGACGACCTTCACCCGGACGCGGTTGCCGACCACCTCGCCATTGACCTTGATGGAGTCGATCCGCCTGATGTCCATGCGGACGGAGGAGAAGAACTTCAGGGCACGGCCACCGGGCGTGGTCTCGGGGTTGCCGAACATGACGCCGATCTTCTCACGGAGCTGGTTGATGAAGATGCAGGTGGTGTTCGACTTGGCAAGCGAGCCAGCGAGCTTGCGGAGCGCCTGGCTCATGAGACGGGCCTGGAGTCCGACCGTGGTGTCACCGATCTCTCCCTCGATCTCCGCGCGCGGCACGAGGGCCGCCACGGAGTCGACGACAACGACGTCGATGGCTCCGGACCGGACGAGCATGTCACAGATCTCGAGGGCCTGCTCACCGGTGTCAGGCTGTGATATGAGGACCTCGTCGATGTCTACACCGAGCCGAGCGGCATACCCGGGGTCGAGGGCATGCTCGGCGTCTATGAACGCGACGACGCCGCCCATCGCCTGGGCCTCTGCCAGGATCTCGAGCGAGAGCGTGGTCTTGCCGGAGGACTCGGGACCGTAGATCTCGACGATACGCCCGCGCGGGACGCCGCCTATGCCGAGAGCCGCATCAAGGGCCACCGATCCTGTGGGAATGGCCTCGATCTCGAGGTCGGGACCATCGTCCCCATACTTCATGATGGCACCCTTGCCGAACCTCTTCTCGATCTCAGCGGTGGTCGATTCGATCATTCGATCGCGCTCTGCGCCGGTGCTCGGCCCATGGACCTCTTTGGTGACGTCCTTGCTCTTGGACATGGCATCCCCTCTCGTCGTATGCACTATAACCGAACATTCGTTCGTAGTCAACGGACACAGGTCGAGGGTACCAGCGAAAACTGACAAGGATTCGGTTCCGACTGTCAGAATTCTGACACGAACGGTCAACCACGAGGGTCTCGAGTCCTTACGCTCGGAGCTGTCACCGATGGACCCCCTCGACCGACCGAGACCTCAGGCGAGGGTGCCACCACACTCCATGAGACCCTCATGAAGCTCGGCCAACGCGACACGAACCGCCTGGGCACGTACCTCATCGCGATCCCCAGTGAACGTGTGCAGACGAGCTGAGGTGGACGCTGCAGTCGAGCGACCTATCCAAACCGTGCCGACCGGCTTGCCCTCCTCGGCACCACCAGGTCCAGCGATACCCGTGACGCTCACTGAGACGTCGCAGGCGAGCACGGCTCGGGCACCTTCGGCCATGGCACACGCACACTCGGACGAGACTGGCCCCACTCCATCGATCACCAGGGGCGGGACACCAAGGACCGACTCCTTGACGGAGCACGCATAGCTCGTGATGCCGCCCATCATGACCTCGGAGGACCCAGGTATGTCCGTGATGGTCGCAGAGACGAGGCCGCCCGTGCACGACTCGGCCGTCCCGAGCGTGCGACCGGCTGCTCGTGCCTCGTGGACGAGCGCCTCGGCATCTCTCATGACCTCGTCGTCAATCCTCATCACGAGCCCCCCCGAACAGGACGTCCTTGCCCTTCATGAAGTAGTCGATGCCAGAGACCACCGTCAGGACGACGGCAGCGGCCATCACGAAATTCGAGACGAGGAAGAGGGCATCCGCACATGCGCCCGCCGGACAGGCCCTGGCCACGAGCAAACCTGCGATGGCCCCCATGGTCGTGGCCGTCTTCCACTTGCCGAGGCCGCTTGCGGCCACGACGGTGCCGTCGGCCGAGAGGACCATCCTCAGACCGGAGACAAGGAACTCCCGCGTCACGATGATGAAAGGCACCCACACGCTCGTGAGGTCCCACTGTACGAGGACAAGCAGGGCGCAGATGACCACGAGCTTGTCAGCTATGGGGTCGAGGAACTTCCCGAACACCGTCACCTCTCCCCTACTGCGGGCAAGGTAGCCGTCAAGCTTGTCGGTAAGGGCGATGATGCCGAAGGCGAAGGCCACGGCAAGGCCCCATGCCGAGATGGAGGTGCCATCAGGAAGAGGCGCGGCCTCAGCCAAGGCAAGCCAACCGAAAGTTGCGACGACACGCACGCACGTGACGACGTTCGCAGGCGTCCAGATGGAGCGTCTGCTCATCGATGGTCCCCACCAACGAGCTCGCCCTCGAGCTCGTAGCAGAAGGAGTCCGTGAGCCTGCAGGTGACGACGTCACCGACCGAGACGCTCCCCTCGACGATATGGACCGCCCCGTCGGAGTCGGGAGCCTGGAACCAGGTGTGTCCTATGAGCTCATCGCCCGTATCGGTCGACTCGACACCGTCGATGATGACCTCGCAGGTCTCACCGACATGCCTCGCCGTAGCATCGAACCCGAGCTGCTCGGCCGTGTCGATGAGGCGCTGGGTACGCTCGAGCTTCACATCGTCTGGAATCTGGTCCTCCATCCTGCTGGCGACCGTACCCTCCTCGGGGGAGTACGAGAACACCGAGCAGTAGTCGACCCGCTCGTGCTCGAGGAACCCGACGAGCTCGTCGACCTCGTCGTCCGTCTCGCCGGGGAACCCGACGAGCGCCGTCGTTCTCAGGACCATGCCGGGGATCTCGCTCCTGAGACGCTCGAAGAGGCGTCCGTACTCCTCGGAGGAGCCCGAGCGGTTCATGCGAGTGAGGATCCTCTCGGAGCAATGCTGTATGGGGATGTCTATATAGGGCAGCACCTCGGGAACGTCACGTATGACCGAGACCAGCTCGTCCGTCATTCCCTCGGGCTGCAGGTAGAGCACGCGTAGCCAGCCGCCATAGGGCGCGACGAGCGTCGCGAGGCGCCTGAGCAGCGAGGCGAGCGAATCGCCTTCGGAAAGGTCACACCCCCACACACCGGTGTCCTGACCGATGAGCACGACCTCGCGCGTTCCACCCTCCATGAGCGAGGAGACCTCTTGGGCGATCTCGGCATAGGGACGCGAGTGATACCGCCCGCGAATGTAGGGAATTGCGCAGAAGGCGCAGAACCGGTCGCATCCATCGGAGATCTTCACGTAGGCACTCGTGCCGCATATGGTTCGGAGTGACTCACCGGCCAGGTCGTCAACGGAGGCAAGAGGCTTTGCCTCCTGCTCGGGCAGTCCGAGGACGCGCCTGCACACGGAGACGATATCGTCCTCCTCGTCGGTGCGGACGAAGGCTGAGACCTCCGGGAGCTCGTTCGGCAGGTCAGACCCATACCGGGAGGGAACGCACCCGCACATGACGATGGGGCACGAACGCACCCCTTCCCTGACGCCCTCGGCGAGCTCGAGGGTGCACTCGATGCTCTCTTCCGTGGCGCTGGCGAGGAATGAGCAGGTGTTGATTATGACGAGGGAGGCGTCCTCGACCTCCTCGACCTCCCTGAAGCCGCCCCTCAAGAGGAGCGCCCTCATTCGGTCGGTATCTACCTCGTTCTTTGCACAGCCGAGCGTGACGAACAGGACGCTCGGCATATCCTCAGCGATAGTTTGCATAGTTCAGCGGCTGCCCATAGTCGGCGGAACGGAGGAAGGTGATGACCTCTTGGAGGGCATCACGAGAGGCGGAGCTCACGCGGAGCTTGTCTCCTTCGATGGTGACCTTCACCTTGAGCTTCAGGTCACGGATGTCCTTGGATATGCGCTTGGCGACATCCGCATCGATGCCCTGGACCAAGTGGCCTGCACGCCTCAAGGACCCACCCGATGCTGCCTGGTCGACATCCCACCTCAGGGACTTGAGGTCGACCTTGCGCTTG
This genomic stretch from Atopobiaceae bacterium harbors:
- the rimO gene encoding 30S ribosomal protein S12 methylthiotransferase RimO produces the protein MPSVLFVTLGCAKNEVDTDRMRALLLRGGFREVEEVEDASLVIINTCSFLASATEESIECTLELAEGVREGVRSCPIVMCGCVPSRYGSDLPNELPEVSAFVRTDEEDDIVSVCRRVLGLPEQEAKPLASVDDLAGESLRTICGTSAYVKISDGCDRFCAFCAIPYIRGRYHSRPYAEIAQEVSSLMEGGTREVVLIGQDTGVWGCDLSEGDSLASLLRRLATLVAPYGGWLRVLYLQPEGMTDELVSVIRDVPEVLPYIDIPIQHCSERILTRMNRSGSSEEYGRLFERLRSEIPGMVLRTTALVGFPGETDDEVDELVGFLEHERVDYCSVFSYSPEEGTVASRMEDQIPDDVKLERTQRLIDTAEQLGFDATARHVGETCEVIIDGVESTDTGDELIGHTWFQAPDSDGAVHIVEGSVSVGDVVTCRLTDSFCYELEGELVGGDHR
- a CDS encoding YajQ family cyclic di-GMP-binding protein, which produces MAKDASFDIVSEVDLQEVDNAYQQTLRELSQRYDLKGSGATVDFSKADGTFTVEAPSEFVAGQVVDVLNGRLAKRKVDLKSLRWDVDQAASGGSLRRAGHLVQGIDADVAKRISKDIRDLKLKVKVTIEGDKLRVSSASRDALQEVITFLRSADYGQPLNYANYR